In Molothrus ater isolate BHLD 08-10-18 breed brown headed cowbird chromosome 14, BPBGC_Mater_1.1, whole genome shotgun sequence, the genomic stretch TTTCTCTGCTCCAGGAAACCTGAAGAGTTGAAAGATTTAGCACCGGGCACCAACCCACCCTTCTTGCTGTTCAACAAGGAGCTGAAAACAGACTTCATCAAGATTGAGGAGTTCCTGGAGCAGACCCTGGGTCCACCTACGTAACTGCAAACTCACTCCTTCCCCATTTCAGGGCCTGTCACAGTGTTGTCCAGGGCTTGGCAGATTGGGGAACTAGGCAGGGTGCCAGGAggtgccccagggcagcccgGGCAGGCGGATggcccccagcccctgagcctgctctgcagggcaggccCTTTGATGCTGAGGGGCTGGGTCCCCTGGGGAGGGCACGGGGACAACAGGAATGGAAAAGAGTGGGAGGAAATGCACCAGCATTGCACCCCTActctgggggcacaggggaaaCATGGGGAGGTCCCTGCAGGGACCCTGGCACTGGTGGGTTTGCCACTTGCTGTGGTAGTTGGTGTTGAGGTAGAGGGGAAAGTGAGACCCCATTGCTTGTTTATGTTCAATGCACTCAGCTGAATGAAAGCAAATGCCCTTGCTTGACAGCTGCAATGCAGGTGACCCATAGGGTGGTTGGGGAGGTGGTCTTCCCTGAGCTCACTGGGGAGCCCTCCAAACCAGCCTCCCCCATGTCCTGGGTGGCTGCAGGCCCCCcactgctgcagaggaagctCAAATACATTTGTCACCTGCCTCCTTGAATGTGTCTGCCTTGCAGCACACCCTGGAACATGTCAGCAAACAGAAGACAGTTCCTGAGGGAGTCATGGGGAGCTTCTGGCTTCATGAGACCCCTCTGTGCCAATATGTGTCCTCTGGGCTGGGCCAGAACTGCCTGAAGGCAGGGTTCTATTGCCACCAGTGTTCCCAAACTGTGGAGTATATGCCCTGAGATTGTCTCCTGGCAAACACCCCAGATAGAAGACACAGCTCACAGGGTGGCAGCTGCAGTAATTTACATCATCATGATTCTCCCACAGACAGATGAACATCCCCTGCATCCTCCAGtaccagccctgggctctgtggccCAGGAACTGACACTGCTGtatccctgctccatccctgctccattcctgcctgcactgacataaatgtcttttccaaggTATCCACACCTGAGCCCCAAGTACAAGGAGTCTTTTGATGTGGGCAGTGACATCTTTGCCAAGTTCTCAGCATACATCAAGAACCCACGCAAAGAAGCAAATATCAGTAAGGATTTGGGTTGTTGGACTCTTATCAACCACGCTGCAGCacaagaaatgcttttttgtcTGCTGGCAAATCCCGCCATGGGGTTAAGGTTCCTGCTACCTGCCTCACTGAAGCCTCCTTGGGAAGTGCTtgggcagaggggaaggatAAAGGCAGTTCTCTGCTCCCTCCACAGGGATAACAGCAGAGCATAAGGTGATGCTGCTGTAGTCCCCTGGCAACAGAGATGGGCCAGGGTCAATGCTGTGTCCCGATGGTGTGGCCCTGAGGGCTTCTTCCGTCTCTGCAAAACCTGTGGGAGGATcaggcagcccagcacagcctaaAGCTTGCCTGGGAATCCAGGGCATACACTGACTACTCTTGGTTTCCCACTCTTCTAGATTTTGAGAAGGCCCTGCTGCGGGAGTTTCAGCGCCTGGATGTTTACCTGAACACTCCTCTCCCAGAGGAGATTGACCAGGATAGCGTGGAGGACATCACCATCTCCAAGAGGAAATTCCTGGATGGAGACCATCTGACTCTGGCTGATTGCAACCTTCTGCCCAAATTGCATATCATCAAGGTAATGCCATTGGCCCCCAGGGCCAGGGTAGGGGGGTACCTGCTCCAAGAGGAGTGGACAGGGAGTCCCCCTGCCAAAGCCAGAGAGTGAGTCTCCCCCAGGTCTTGGACGtttcagcctcctcctccttcactCTCCTCTAGATTGCAGCCAAAAAGTACCGTGACTTCGAGATCCCAGAGGACATGACAGGCGTCTGGCGCTACCTCAACAATGCCTATGCCTGTGATGAGTTCAATCACACCTGTCCTGCAGATGAGGAGATCGAGCACACATATGCCAGCGTTGCCAGGAAGATGACCTAGCCATAGGGAGGCGTGGGGTGGCAGCATtgccctggctcagccctccAACTCTGCAGTCCTGACACAACCAAAACCAGCTGATGGAGAGACTGGAGAGGGTTTACAACATCGCTAGCTCCTGCCTTTCGGAAACAGCACCTTGCTTCACAGCCCCTGCCACTGCCTCCtccttctgtgctgctggctgcaacCCCTGGGCACCAGCAGTGCTGACCACATGTACACATTGCTCCCATTTGGATGTAGCTGCATCCCTACTCCCTGAAAATTTTTCTCACAGCCTGTGACTATGTGTCATGGGAAAAGCTGAGGACTAGCCTCCTGCAGTAGTGCTTTCTCATCAAGAGATGACACCCCCAAATGGCTaggccagcccagcctccccattcccatctgTCAGCCCTGTGTGGTCCCAGCCATCCTGTGCTTGTCGTGGGATCCCGATGCTTCCCCTGGGCTGGAGCTATTTGTATTTGCCTGTTGCCAACCTGCtcagcacctggggctggcatTTGGACAGCCCTCTCTTCCAAGACATCAGCTCCCTCTGAAGATATGGAAAGGCTTTGCCCAGGCAGTTCATCACATTGAAAAATTGTGCTCACTGTTGAGGGCTGTGACATGGATCTGACTCCCAATAGGACCTGGGGGTaggtgggtgctgggggtgacGCCtggtgcagcagtgccaggaccAGCTATGGGAGGAAACAAAGGGTCAGGGGACCTGTAAAGGGCCTGAGGATGAAGGGCTGAGGATCAGGGCATCCCTCCCATGACTGCCAGCACCCAGGGCCACGTGCTGCTAGCTGCAAGGTCCCACATGGCTCCTCCCAGCTCAGAAGTCTTTGTGCCTCGCCGAGCCCTGCAGAGGGTGCAGCCATGCTCTAGCTCCATAGCCCCTAGTTCCCACCAATACTTCTGGCACCTGAGGCTGGGAGCAACCACAGGGTAGGGCACATGTTTAGTTTCCTCACTGGAAAGCCCAGGAGAACAGACAGCAGCTGTTTGGCTAATTGCTGTGTCTGTGGAAAGGTGTGGGCAGTGCCCCTTGGCTCAGCTTGCCTTCACATCCTGTGTTGCTGACATGAGGCAtcaaagctgctctgcacagccatgACATCCTATGTTCCCCCTCTGACACTTCCAGCTTCCCCAGGACTCCTACCAGACCTTGAGAATTCAGCCAGCCCTCCCTAACCAGCCCCAGGCAAATGGATACTGTACAGTGGGCATGGTGGGTTCTGTGGGAACTGAAGAAGCGAGCAGAGCCTCCTCAGCCCTCACTGCCACTTTCCTCTTTGCACTAAATGTGTGTCCTCACAAGCCTGCCTCAGATAGTGCTGGGTTTGGGGACTGGGTTTGTTACTaatggggtttggtttgttgttttttataaACTAAGAATAGCAATAAACTATATTTTAATATGCCTTTCTGGTGTGCTGTCAGCCAGGCATAAAGGCTGCTGGCATAGAGGGTGCTGTGCAGTGGCGGGGGCTTTCCTGCAGTGGAAACTCCTCTGAGATTTAGCAGAAGTGAAGCTGtagctgcagcctctgctggcctGGATCACTGGCTCAGTCAGACCAATGTGTCTTGGTCCACGGGGCTATTCCTCCCTGGGGGCAGGACTTGGCACTTCTCCTTGCTGACCTGCACAAGGTTTGGCTTTTCAGAAGCTCTGCTCTTCACTGTGGTGTGTTGTGTCAGTGGGAAGTGCTGTGGAAGGCTGGGCAGGTTAACCCTGGCTCCAGTGGGGTTTGGAGGTTGATCAGAAGAGAACATGAGGCCAAGGTTTGGACAAAACGCATGGATCCATGCTTTCTCTTTGCATGATCTTCCTTCCTGAGGGCTACCACGTGTCTTCTGCTCCTTTCATatctcacagcagcaggagggcagtgACAAAGCCTTTGGGCATCTGGGCATCCCAAGCTGATTCTCAGTGCATGCTCCGGTCCCTGGAGACAGGACTCAGCCAGTGACAAGACTTATCCTCTGCTGCCGAGAGCTTCCTTGCTGGAGCAATATTGGACCTTGCTAGCATTCGGAGGAGCCTCTCCTCTTCATCCTAGAAGCTGGCCGTGTAGTTCGTCCTTCTGGAGGATGTGTCTGGGAGCTTCAGGTAGCTGATGTAATCCT encodes the following:
- the LOC118698743 gene encoding chloride intracellular channel protein 2-like; amino-acid sequence: MDSRQHNTPKEPEIELFVKAGLDGENIGNCPFCQRLFMVLWLKGVKFNVTTVDMTRKPEELKDLAPGTNPPFLLFNKELKTDFIKIEEFLEQTLGPPTYPHLSPKYKESFDVGSDIFAKFSAYIKNPRKEANINFEKALLREFQRLDVYLNTPLPEEIDQDSVEDITISKRKFLDGDHLTLADCNLLPKLHIIKIAAKKYRDFEIPEDMTGVWRYLNNAYACDEFNHTCPADEEIEHTYASVARKMT